DNA from Brassica napus cultivar Da-Ae chromosome C4, Da-Ae, whole genome shotgun sequence:
TCGCGGGAATATGCACTGTAATCCAAACAAACACAAGTCTATGCTGCAAAACCCTTAAACACGTTCCTACCAATGATCCCATTGAATTGATCCGAGCGTTAGCGGTTGCGGCTGAATCTTCCGTGAAAAATAGTGTGGCTTTTCTCTCAGAAATCAAACCAAAACATACATCAAACGCAACCGCAGCTGCAGCGATCATCAGCTGCGGGAAAAACTTGAAATACGCATTGGAAGATTTCACCGAGTTTTGGAAAGCTACGGGGAAAGATGTAAAGACGTTGGCTCATAACTATTTCACGTGTAAGAAGACGCTAATGTCGATTATGGGGTACCATTGGACTTGTTTTGATGATATTGAAGATAAGAGTTTGTTGAAGGAAATGGAGATTGGGATTGGAGTTGGGAAGAATCTAAGCAGTGATTCGTATGATGTGTTCAATGGtttaaatactatttttaaGACTTTTGGTATTAAGGTGAAGCTGAACGAGGAAGACACTTCGCCCCGACCGCCACCATTGTCGGCTTATTACTACTGATTAAAGGATGGAGatgtaattattaattaatgtcGTGTAATGCCTAAAACGATCACTAATGGAATCATATATAGATGGTTCTGTCATGTATGATTGTATGTTATAGGTTCTATACATGTATGGACGGATTTCGAGGAAAGGATATATTAAtggaatattatatttttttttgttaactattTGTTAGATATTTTTTTGACGATGTTATTATTTGTTTCTCCATAGTTTaagctatatatagtatttgatGCATGAAACCTGGCTATATTTGCTTATGCTTTCGGGATCTGCATGTCAACATTCATCAAACTTATAGCTTCATTGATTAAATACCATATAATACTAAATAGCTAGATAATGTATGTACATTTAATTACCCTAACGCTATAATGGATTGTCAATTCTAAGTGAGTAGCGAATTGGAACTTTTATAATGTGGTGTTTGACCTAAACTCGAAGCATTAGAGCACTCCAATGTGGGGTTTTACCTATTGGAATTCtaaacttttatatatgtttatgtatatgtatgtatatattata
Protein-coding regions in this window:
- the LOC106395819 gene encoding probable pectinesterase/pectinesterase inhibitor, encoding MNTPVIHILLFLFVAATATAAATPTKRANYLFTRHAKAVAGICTVIQTNTSLCCKTLKHVPTNDPIELIRALAVAAESSVKNSVAFLSEIKPKHTSNATAAAAIISCGKNLKYALEDFTEFWKATGKDVKTLAHNYFTCKKTLMSIMGYHWTCFDDIEDKSLLKEMEIGIGVGKNLSSDSYDVFNGLNTIFKTFGIKVKLNEEDTSPRPPPLSAYYY